The region GTTCCGTGTGAGCGAGCGCAAAACCGAGTCGCCCGTTGTCGTTAGTTTTGCGGACGGTGACGGTGTGCGAGAGCGCCCCTGATCGGCCCTTCGTGAGTGTGAATTCCAACAAGCCCCCCTCCTTTTTTTGCAACGCCCACTCGGTGTCGACTGAATCGGTTTTCGCTGACGACCCCCGGGCCCCCCTTGATTTGTCCTTGCCCACGTGATCCAAGTAGGTGGCGGTGATTCCCCGCCGGCGCAACCTTCGCCCCGTGTGCCGGTCGAGTCGTCGGAAGGTATCGGACGAGTTCTCCTCACCGGAAATCACACGACTGACGGTGTCGACGATGATCCATTCGGCGGCAAATTCTTCGACCAGTTCTTCGAGCACCAGCCCTCCTTCGTCGGTGTCGAGCGGTGGCAGATCAGGGAACTGGAAGTAGTGCAGATGACTTACAAGGGTGTCGAACTTTGGGTGGTCGGTGGTCCAACCAAACTCGTCGAGACGCCCTTGCAGATCAGCGGGACCCATTTCGAAGTCGAGGTAGAGAACGTGGAGTGGTGCCTCGGCTGGGGTGTCCAGCACCGGGCACCCAGCGGCCCGACTAGCCGCAAGATTCAGCAGCAAAAGGCTCTTCTCATGCCCCGCCTTGGCTGCGATCGCCGTGATTCCGCCTTTTGGGATCAGCGACGGGACCATAAATTCGGGTGAGGAGAATTCAGAGGCCATGAGACGGCGCAGGTCGACTGGGGACCGCACCGCACCAAGTTCCTGCGCAGCGTTTTCGACGCACGCAGCGCAGGCCGGGTGACCCGTGGGCGTGTGGATCGTGGCTGGTTCACCACACGAAAAACAGGCAGAGCTGTCAGCGGCCATCGAGCTGCCCTACCCTCACCCGTCTCCAAGCCCGCTTGCGCCGGTCC is a window of Acidobacteriota bacterium DNA encoding:
- a CDS encoding AAA family ATPase, with protein sequence MAADSSACFSCGEPATIHTPTGHPACAACVENAAQELGAVRSPVDLRRLMASEFSSPEFMVPSLIPKGGITAIAAKAGHEKSLLLLNLAASRAAGCPVLDTPAEAPLHVLYLDFEMGPADLQGRLDEFGWTTDHPKFDTLVSHLHYFQFPDLPPLDTDEGGLVLEELVEEFAAEWIIVDTVSRVISGEENSSDTFRRLDRHTGRRLRRRGITATYLDHVGKDKSRGARGSSAKTDSVDTEWALQKKEGGLLEFTLTKGRSGALSHTVTVRKTNDNGRLGFALAHTELPTAVVDIARDLDLLGVATDAPLVTAQEALKDAGKGRRRAWIVQAQQLRRSRESDRERSGNAPSGTLTGTAPEPNGTEGELDATANGNSGFPLEVGTGVMPTSEPEQKTHFDTETDTPPNSGNPVTPDTPPTVTELPLLPTLRGPGDSKNPPPPNFQRGGHE